From Deltaproteobacteria bacterium, a single genomic window includes:
- a CDS encoding carboxymuconolactone decarboxylase family protein → MHQRLDYKVASPGAFKAMLGVEQQVHQSGLEDSLLELIKTRASQLNGCAWCLDMHTKDARARGETEQRLYLLSSWREAPCYSERERAALAWTEAVTRIAEGGVPGELYLEARRHFDEKQLVDLTLAIIAINGWNRMNVAFQTEVGSYVSPHGPKR, encoded by the coding sequence ATGCACCAGCGTCTAGACTACAAGGTCGCCTCGCCCGGCGCGTTCAAGGCGATGCTCGGCGTCGAACAGCAGGTTCATCAGAGCGGGTTGGAGGACTCCCTGCTCGAGCTGATCAAGACGCGCGCTTCCCAGCTCAACGGCTGTGCCTGGTGCCTGGACATGCACACCAAGGACGCCCGAGCGCGCGGCGAGACGGAGCAGCGTCTGTACCTGCTGTCCTCCTGGCGCGAGGCGCCGTGCTACAGCGAGCGCGAGCGTGCGGCGTTGGCCTGGACCGAAGCGGTCACGCGGATCGCCGAGGGAGGGGTGCCCGGCGAGCTGTATCTCGAGGCGCGGCGCCACTTCGACGAGAAGCAGCTGGTCGATCTGACCCTCGCGATCATCGCGATCAACGGTTGGAACCGGATGAATGTCGCCTTCCAGACCGAGGTCGGCAGCTATGTCAGCCCGCATGGGCCGAAGCGCTGA
- a CDS encoding type II toxin-antitoxin system Phd/YefM family antitoxin yields MGSVNVYEAKTHLSRLLRRVRGGEEIVIAAAGRPVARIVPLAPDTGPRVLGGDEGVVWDAEDFNAPLPDAIVDAFYGSRPMATSRSQGRRPRAGRAAPRRAPRA; encoded by the coding sequence ATGGGATCGGTCAACGTGTACGAGGCCAAGACTCACCTGTCGCGATTGCTCCGGCGCGTTCGTGGTGGCGAGGAGATTGTGATCGCCGCCGCCGGGCGGCCCGTGGCTCGAATCGTCCCGCTTGCGCCGGATACGGGACCGCGCGTGCTTGGTGGCGACGAGGGCGTCGTATGGGATGCGGAGGATTTCAACGCACCGTTACCCGACGCCATCGTCGACGCGTTCTACGGCAGTCGGCCCATGGCGACGAGCCGCTCACAAGGCCGTCGTCCCCGTGCAGGGCGCGCCGCGCCGCGTCGGGCACCCCGCGCGTGA